GGATCTGTGAACAGGGCGTTTTGTCACCCCATGTGATGTCTCCTCACTCACCAATTCCTCAGTCGCCATTGGTTCGAGCAAGGACTTAATCAGACACATACAGCTTCAAGCCAAGTCAATCATTCAGTTTCTTGAAGAAATAGcggtaaattttttttcccattaacACAGTAGTCTTTTTGTGggagaaacaaaattttcagtGTGAAAATTGTGTTATTGTGTTTGTAGGGTTAATTCCGCAAGGCAACTAACCCAGGAAAgtataaaggccaaaagacttattcccacccaaggtatagtgaatacCCCAATTCCCACCCACCAACTTTAAAAAACCCTTTCAATTAATGTTAGGGGTAGAATCAtcatttagcaaaaaattaaagttttatcatatttttctctcccatatttaaaaacttatattttcccgcccaacccaaggtttgaaaagtgacaaaaaccccCCCAGGATTTGTTCCTCTTCCCCTGGCGTCAATTTCTCCTTCCCCCTTACCTCTCCTCCTGTCTGAGACGAATGTGATTTTGTCTTCGTCTCTGGTCGAAGACGATCAGAGAGTTATGAGGAGAGATAAGAGGGGAAAGGAGGATGACCGACGGTCGGGAAAGGAGAAATCGACGTCGGAGGAAAATgaacaaaccctaagggggttttggtcacttttcaaaccttgggttgggggggaaatgtaagtttttaaatatgagggagaaaaatgtgataaaactttaattttttgttaaatgatgattctaTCCCAAacgttaattgaaatttttaaccgAAATTTAATTGTggatgggtgtttgggttttttaaagttgatgGGTGAAAATTggggatttcactataccttgggtggcaataagtcttttggccaagtATAAATTGGGTAATTTAAAGTCATAGGCTTGTGTGTTTCgttgagaaaaaatatttctcaattCTACGTTGAAGCTAATTATATTTCTGGAATGTCTGCAAGATgactttttatatattgtacGCTGCCCTCGAATCACAAGCACGTTGTTCTTTTGAATTAAGATGTGATGATTACTAGTTATTCAATTATAGGCCACATCACTACATTCCCCCCAAGGTTTCATGATCCAACAAATTcccatttttaagttttaaaaattaaaatttcacccATCATTAAATTTATCCTAttaatgaatttgtttaattttataaaaaataattattttaactttttactaaaattataaaattactcttaatattttttataaatattaaattattaatatatctttattaatattcaGTTCAAGCCTAACTTGGGTGGTAAGTAGCACTGGCCTTAATTACATTATCCAGCCTTTACATTAAGAAAGATATTTATTTCTATGAAAAGTTAGTGTTAATTGTTTATGGCTCGACAGTGTAGTTGCAGTACAGAATTCTGAGACCCTGACATATCGTCAAGGGAACAAGAACATGTTATAATGTTTTacattaaatatcaaattattgagCTGGGTGGGTGGTTTTTGTGAGACAAAAGCGATGCGTTGTGAGCTTGATCTGGACAATGAAAGAACATGGCTCCCACTGCACTAACAGCTATTTTTCACTTGTGTCCAAATGAGGGGAGCTGTTTATAAGTGTTTCATTACCACGCTATGCTTCAAGTTGAcattaaaatgatttataggccaaaggaatatttttcactcaagttttgatgaaaagataaatatatatttttaatatttgaaaattttaaatattcattcaaagtttagtttgttatcatatatttaaatttttttattaaaattaaaaataaaattgttattttatcagtaatattaaaataattaaaattatatcttattttctcttattgatttagaaaattaataatttttcttaggATTAAGGTTTAAAGAATTCATTTTTTCCCCCTAGTTTTGATATCCCGAAATTTGGCCACCTTCTCTGGTGAATGTCAGCTCTATCttgaaattcaaccaaaaccTTCATTGACAAACGAACGCATTGTCGAGGATTGGATCCGATCGGAGAGGTGAAGAGATATAGCGATAACTGTTTAGGGTGGAGATGAGAGGTTATCGATGTTAGAGATGGTGGTCGGaggagtgaagaaaaaaactctTGGCTTTgagagaaatataatttttttaagttagaaaactttagatataaataaagttattagtttttaaaatttagaaggataagatttatattttttaatattaatattaaaataataattttatttttacctttaataaaaaatttaataataattgatagataaggtttttagttttttaaattttataaaaagaatgcgtatttattatgatattaaaacttgggtgggaaaaagccCTTCGcccataaaaaataatgtgcCCTATCACGTGAAGGCTCACGTGGGAATTGCGGATTGGCATTTTGATCCACGTTGTCTATTTGGCTCCATGTGTAAAAATCAGTCCCTTCTCATCATTCCTGAGCCCCACAAATCtcatgggatattaattaaaataggtaaaattttttccgtttatatttttttaggtaaatacacagtaattttatttttataaacaaatttttttgtaactccaaaaataccctctcagCCCTGTATACGTAAGCGCTGAAAAGAAAACTTGAGTGCGTGAGTGCATGCGGAGTGCGCGCGATACGTGCAGTGCGTGCGATGCGTGAACAGTGTGCACAccctgattaatatatataaacaaagtatAAGGGTGCGTGCGCAGTGCGTACAGTGCACGCaccctttcttttaaatatatatatattaaatattataatatttaatataatatatataaataataataataataatttttaaatatatattatattattatatattatatatataatattataatataataatataatattttatatatatatacaatctaTGTACAGTGTATTATACACAGTATGTGCACTGTGCACTGTATACAGTGCACGCACTGTACTCACCGTGCGCGCGCACCCACGCACTCCGCACATACCCACGCACTCCGTGTGCACTTcgcacgcacccacgcactcaaaCCTTCCTTCCAGTGTTTACGTATATagggctgggagggtatttttggagttacaaaaaaatttgcttataaaaataaaactactgtgtatttacctaaaaaagtataaacaaaaatttttttacttattttaattaataccccctcatataaatatgattttaaaaacatatcaatATTTAGGTGAAAAATGGTTCCTTTGGCCTAAACGGAATATAGGAAGCCGCCCATGCCTTTGCGGTTCGTACTATGGGTGGAGAGATTATTAAGACCCACAAATCTATAGGAAACATGACCCTGCTGCAGTTTCTGTAAATAAAAGTGGcccaaattaataatatgacagaAAATTCTGAAAAGGGAAAGGCCTCAATGTCCCCACCACGAGTTTTTAATTCACCACCGCCCTTTCTCCGCCCAGGAGGATAAAAGTTTACAGAAAGCAAATCAAAGAGAAATTGATGAAGACTACTTTAAATGACACGATTACTATCATTTTCAGACTTTCAAAATCACACATGCTAAAATGTACATacagaagaagagaaagaccAATAACTAAGTCCTAGGTTATATCGACGAACAaattacacaaaattttatttattctctcTACATTGATCTCATgcttgaaataaaaaaatgaggCATTTGACTTCTATATACACAAGTTTGTTCTTGGCTGGTGTTGCTCTGCCTCATATAAATTGATGATATTCAAATGCATCACCAATTCAGAAAGTTGTCTTTCAATTCATGGCTTTTGAAAGCCTAAAACATTTAACATATAACACAAGCATTTGGATTTTCTTCCATGCTTTGAACATGATAATATGTGGTCATGTGGGGATTATATGCTCTGTAAAGCTTGACTAGCTCTAAAACTGGGTCTGGTGGTGGTGGAGCTGGTGCAGCCTCTTTCTTTggctcttctttcttctcttcctctttcttgGGTTCTTCTTTCTTGCCCTCCTCTTTTGGTGGCTCCTCCTTCTTGGGTTCTTCCTTCTTTGCTTCCTCCTCTTTCTTAGGCTCCTCCTTCTTCGGCTCCTCTTTCTTCTCCGGTTCTTTTGCCGGCCCAACAAAGATAATATCCGTTGGCCAATATTTTCGCAATTTGCTCACTACTTTCACAGGATCGACAGTTCCTATCACTGTCAATGTCTTTTCCTTCAGGTCCATGGAGATAGCATCGATCCCTATCATAttacaaatatgaaaatctCCACGTGTAATCAAAATATTCAATAGCTCATGCACTGGCTTGTTCTTTATATATTCTGAAAGTATCTTTTTTCAAACGataatctataaatttttatactttatgTTTATTATTGATTATCTTCTAAGTAACGTAAGCTTTAAAAGGTTAGGTGATACAGTGAAAAAATTAGGTTCTTTGCAGGCATCATGCAAGAAATGTtcatattgaaataataataataactaattcgcttgaaattgaagtttttatttctttacagtgtttttcattttttcaatcgATTTGAAACCTGAAAGAGTAGAGACTGTCTTCAAGGCCTTCTGCTTGGCTTTGCCATCATCCAAATCCAGCTTCAAAACAAACTTCTGCAAACACAAACCCCGAAGTTCTGATTCAGAAACAGCCACTTAAGCATTCTGATCTTTTATTTCCAATGAAAATCACATCACAATATGATGCTAAAACCCATCGACGATATCAAACCTGATTTATTCATGACAAATATGTAATTTGAAGACaagaaatgtcattttcattcatttatttactaatatatacatatgtatatatataaagagtgAAAGATTAATCAAAGTTTAAAACCCTTTTGAGAAAATGGACCATCCATGTTCAAGTCAATGAGAATCAACTAAAGAAATTACTAATCTGAATAAAATGAACAACTAAGGCGTTGTATTCTTTTTCTGTTGTATCTGCAAACGGTTCCAATGGCAGCAAAACACACGTAACATGAGTTCCATGCGAATTGAAGCATTACCTTAACAAGTACAGTAGCAACTCAACCTTCACATGCAAGAACGAGAAGAGCTATATGTCAAAGTCAAAGTCAAAGTTTATGAGGCTACCGTGAGAGCCAAGTAAATTACGTATTCAAATAAGagtgaaattatatatatgagtaataatatattattatactttatAGGAGGGATAGTCATACATACTTAGTTTTGAGCTCATCCTGTGCTCGTACGTGTAAAATGAGGATTGCATGGTTTTGATGTTAATCATGCAAAAATAAGTTTTTCCTACATTAAGTTACAAAAAAGAACCCAGAAAGTCGGAGGCTAAAAATTAGTAATTGTCGGGTAACCTTTCACAACCCCTAACTCACGcaaaaggaaaatattaattcttaGCTCAACACCTGTTACAGTGTGACTCTCAAGTCATGACAACACCGGCCAAATAGCACGTTGAAGTCAGCTTTGCCCTTCCCATTCCTCTTCAAAGTCCAAATTCTTCAAACCGTGTATATCTTTTACTGCTTCCaagaaacttcaaatttttttttttttttcaaattcttatgGAGTAATAAGTAGAACgactaatttaattatttattactaCAAAATTATTCGATAGATATTAATTTCAGAATAAATACAgggtaattaaaaatttaaaattcaactaacaattaaatttattttttctacagGTGTGTATGAATTTGCATGATATCATGTATTAAACGCAAGCAGTTAGATAAATAATTGACCTAAAAAAGGGAATTTATTCTAGTTTTCAAATCGTTGAACTGACATTCCTTTCATATTCATCACGTTAACAAGCATTGAGCCAACTCCACTGTCTATAAATAAATGCTTACACTTCTCTCTAGTTGGGGCACACTCAAACTGCAAATATATTCTAAGATTCATACACACACGTCATCCATATTTGCAAAGCACACCCTAAGCTTTTTGAACATTGAAAATGGGAATTTTGTCCAAGATTGCTACCAATGACCGCCACGGGGAAAATTCTCCTTACTCTGATGGGTGGAAGGCATTTGATAGGAATCCTTTTCACCTTACTCGGAATCCTGAAGGAGTGATCCAAATGGGACTTGCAGAGAATCAGGTTTGCCGAATATCTTCAACCTCAAGTTTTCTGTTATCTTGTTTATACCATTACAGTGGCAGAGGAATTAATGTCAGCAGAGATGACAACTAAacatttagtttatattttttttttctcaccttTGCTTTGATTTAATCAAGGACTGGATTCGCAAAAATCCCTATGCCTCCGTTTGTACTCCTCAAGGAGTTGATAGGTTCAAGGATATTGCAAACTTTCAGGATTATCATGGCTTGCCACAGTTTAGACAGGTATTGTGTTGGTTAATTACAGATACACGTATATATTCTTATTAACAACGCGGAAACAAGTGGCATTGATTATCTTATATATTTCAGGCTGTGGCGAAGTTCATGGGAAGAGTGAGAGGTGGAAGAGTAACATTTGATCCGGAGCGTATAGTGATGGGCGGTGGAGCAACGGGAGCAAACGAGCAAATCATCTTCTGTTTAGCCGACCCTGTGGATGCTTTTCTTGTACCCTCACCTTATTATCCTGGGTAAGcacctcttctctctctcttttacaTCAACTTCTTCGTCTGGTTCCAGTTCAAATTTATGCTTTGGAGTAATTTTGagctagttatgaaaaaatGCACGATAATGGCACTGCATGAAGGAAAAAGCAGTCTAAAGAATTTGgcaatagaataaaattttattattacgaAGGCTTGAAGTCATGGGCCGACACCCCACGTGGCTTTGAAAGACAGATTTAACGGTCAAATTTCCATTTGGAATGCATAGAAAATTATGGGTCAGTAAGATCAATAAATCAAAATGTTGGCTTCATTCCATAAATTAGGGTCAACGTAAACAGTGAGTTTACCATTAATTGCAGCCGTTGACATAGAACTTTGGGCCAATTAAATGGAAGATTTCTACAGCCATAACCTAATTTTCATTATAGTTTACGGTCTTCTTCTGTATCAGAATGTCAAAATTCAACCGTTGCCTTCGAGTTTGGTCTTATCAGTTGTTTGGACTAAGGAAAAAAATGTGTCATAATCTTATCGGTTATACTGAAGAAACAGAATATGGGTTTGCAGGTTCGATCGGGACCTGGGATGGCGGACTGGAGTTGAAATAGTTCCAGTTCACTGCAATAGCTCAACGAAATTCCGGATAACCAGGGCTGCGCTGGAAGAAGCATATGAAAAAGCTCGACAAGACAACATTAATATCAAAGGCTTGCTTATAACAAACCCCTCAAATCCACTTGGCATCACCCTAGACAGAGATACACTTAAAAGGTTAGTGAACTTCATCAATGAAAAGAACATTCACCTTGTTTGCGATGAAATATATGCTGCTACTCTCTTCAGTTCTCCCAAGTTCATAAGCATTGCTGAAGTTATCCAAGAAATGGATTGTAATCGCGATCTCATTCACATTGTTTACAGTTTGTCTAAGGACATGGGCTTCCCTGGCTTTAGGGTTGGCATTGTTTATTCTTACAATGATGCAGTTGTGAGCTGTAGCCGCAAGATGTCGAGCTTTGGTTTAGTGTCCTCACAGACTCAATTTTTACTTGCTTCAATGCTTTCTGACGATGATTTTGTTGACAAGTTTCTCACGGAAAGCTCAAACAGGCTGGCCAAAAGGCACAATACTTTTACAGAGAGACTTGAACAAGTGGGAATCAATTGCTTGACGGGAAATGCAGGTCTTTTCTTCTGGATGGATTTGCGACACCTGCTTCAACACCAAACATTTGAAGCTGAAATGAAACTATGGCACACGATTGTGCACGATGTGAAACTTAATGTTTCACCAGGCTCTTCCTTCCATTGCCAAGAGCCTGGCTGGTTTAGGGTGTGCTTTGCAAATATGGATGACGAGACAGTGGAGATTGCACTGAAAAGAATTGAAGCGTTTGTGCTTCAAGGCAAGGAAATTGAGAATACAACAACAAAGAAACGCTTGCTACCAAATCTTCGTCTCAGCTTCAAGTCAAGGATCTGTGAACAGGGCGTTTTGTCACCCCATGTGATGTCTCCTCACTCACCAATTCCTCAGTCGCCATTGGTTCGAGCAAGGACTTAATCAGACACATACAGCTTCAAGCCAACAAGTCAATCATTCAGTTTCTTGAAGAAATAGcggtaaattttttttcccattaataCAGTAGTCTTTTTGTGGGAGAAACAAAATTTACAGTGTGAAAATTGTGTTATTGTGTTCGTAGGGTTAATTCCGCAAGGCAACTAACCCAGGAAAGtataaaggccaaaaaacttattcccacccaaggtatattgAATTCCCAAATTCCCACCcactaactttaaaaaaccctTTCAATTAACGTTAGGGGTTGAATCAtcatttagcaaaaaattaaagttttatcatatttttctctcccatatttaaaaacttatatttccccccaaacccaaggtttgaaaagtgacaaaaaccccCCCCAGGatttgttcctcttcctccgGCGTCAATTTCTCCTTCCCCCTTACCTCTCCTCCTGTCTGAGACGAAtatgattttgtctttgtctctgaTCGAAGA
This sequence is a window from Mangifera indica cultivar Alphonso chromosome 5, CATAS_Mindica_2.1, whole genome shotgun sequence. Protein-coding genes within it:
- the LOC123216854 gene encoding heavy metal-associated isoprenylated plant protein 39-like, translating into MKKFVLKLDLDDGKAKQKALKTVSTLSGIDAISMDLKEKTLTVIGTVDPVKVVSKLRKYWPTDIIFVGPAKEPEKKEEPKKEEPKKEEEAKKEEPKKEEPPKEEGKKEEPKKEEEKKEEPKKEAAPAPPPPDPVLELVKLYRAYNPHMTTYYHVQSMEENPNACVIC
- the LOC123216851 gene encoding 1-aminocyclopropane-1-carboxylate synthase-like codes for the protein MGILSKIATNDRHGENSPYSDGWKAFDRNPFHLTRNPEGVIQMGLAENQFIFFFSHLCFDLIKDWIRKNPYASVCTPQGVDRFKDIANFQDYHGLPQFRQAVAKFMGRVRGGRVTFDPERIVMGGGATGANEQIIFCLADPVDAFLVPSPYYPGFDRDLGWRTGVEIVPVHCNSSTKFRITRAALEEAYEKARQDNINIKGLLITNPSNPLGITLDRDTLKRLVNFINEKNIHLVCDEIYAATLFSSPKFISIAEVIQEMDCNRDLIHIVYSLSKDMGFPGFRVGIVYSYNDAVVSCSRKMSSFGLVSSQTQFLLASMLSDDDFVDKFLTESSNRLAKRHNTFTERLEQVGINCLTGNAGLFFWMDLRHLLQHQTFEAEMKLWHTIVHDVKLNVSPGSSFHCQEPGWFRVCFANMDDETVEIALKRIEAFVLQGKEIENTTTKKRLLPNLRLSFKSRICEQGVLSPHVMSPHSPIPQSPLVRART